Proteins encoded together in one Chitinophaga sp. LS1 window:
- the pflA gene encoding pyruvate formate-lyase-activating protein: MLYFPLQDLEAAALNLDDPEHLRIHSLETFGTHDGPGVRMVVFVQGCQFRCVYCQNPDTLDVKGGMLIGIDELVKRADRQRTYFGKDGGVTVSGGEPLLQRNKITTFFKALHEIGINTCLDSNGRLNDDATHELMEHTDLLLLDVKHINDEWHHKLTGLSNRNTLDLAAYRESTGKRMWLRYVLVPGWTDQVEYLEEWAKHFTRYKTVDRVEIIPFHQLGSHKWELLKMNYPLKGIEGPTLEGKKTAVHIFNKYFNNVVLK, translated from the coding sequence ATGTTGTACTTTCCTTTACAGGACCTCGAGGCCGCCGCGCTCAACCTCGATGATCCGGAACATTTGCGTATTCACTCTCTTGAAACATTTGGCACACACGACGGACCTGGCGTTAGAATGGTTGTATTTGTACAGGGATGTCAATTCCGCTGCGTTTACTGCCAGAATCCTGATACACTTGATGTGAAAGGTGGAATGTTGATTGGTATTGACGAATTGGTGAAAAGAGCAGACAGACAGCGCACTTATTTTGGAAAGGATGGCGGTGTCACCGTTTCAGGAGGGGAGCCACTGTTGCAACGCAACAAGATCACTACCTTTTTTAAAGCGCTCCATGAGATAGGAATCAATACCTGTCTGGATTCCAATGGCCGTCTGAATGATGATGCTACCCATGAATTAATGGAACATACTGACCTGTTACTGCTTGATGTAAAACATATTAATGATGAATGGCATCATAAACTTACTGGCCTGAGTAACCGGAATACGCTGGACCTTGCTGCCTACCGTGAATCTACTGGTAAGCGGATGTGGTTGAGGTATGTATTGGTTCCCGGATGGACAGATCAGGTAGAGTACCTGGAAGAATGGGCCAAGCATTTTACAAGATATAAAACAGTGGATAGGGTAGAGATCATTCCTTTTCATCAGTTAGGCAGCCATAAATGGGAATTGCTGAAAATGAATTATCCATTGAAAGGTATTGAGGGGCCTACACTCGAGGGTAAAAAAACAGCTGTACATATATTTAATAAGTACTTTAATAATGTAGTGCTGAAATAA
- a CDS encoding DUF2167 domain-containing protein, which translates to MRKFLYLASVLLLAPGLKAATPVDDSIAMAEKQYSKFVDSVKQSEKWESGLIHLSGGKADINVPAGFKFLNAAQSKYILTDLWGNPPSVSDDILGMIFPANADAFDSISYAFVVRYENIGYVKDYDASKINYDDLLKDIQKEEVEANTERVKNGYQPIHMMGWAQSPFYDKENKVLHWAREIKFGEDTPHTLNYEIRILGRDGVLSMNAICTMNELPLVKADIDKVLQMAKFTSGNAYKDFDPKIDKVAAYTIGGLIAGKVLAKVGFFALLVKFGAAFWKFILLGFVALGGFIRKLFTGKKEKNSKEIPAIEEDEKQEDEKQESEIQGHEKLDPGQLESENQDPEKLDPEK; encoded by the coding sequence ATGCGAAAATTCCTTTACCTGGCCAGCGTGCTCCTACTTGCGCCGGGCCTGAAAGCGGCCACTCCCGTGGACGATTCGATTGCCATGGCTGAAAAACAATACAGCAAATTCGTAGACTCAGTAAAGCAGTCGGAAAAGTGGGAATCTGGTTTGATTCACTTGTCCGGCGGTAAGGCTGATATCAATGTACCTGCGGGCTTTAAATTCCTGAATGCAGCACAGAGCAAGTATATTCTGACCGATTTGTGGGGCAACCCGCCTTCAGTGTCAGATGATATTCTGGGGATGATTTTTCCTGCTAATGCTGATGCTTTTGATTCGATCAGCTATGCTTTTGTGGTACGATATGAAAACATCGGTTATGTAAAGGACTATGATGCATCAAAGATCAATTATGATGACCTGCTGAAAGATATTCAAAAGGAAGAAGTTGAAGCAAATACGGAAAGAGTAAAGAATGGTTACCAGCCAATTCATATGATGGGCTGGGCACAATCTCCTTTTTACGACAAGGAAAACAAAGTGCTTCACTGGGCCAGAGAAATTAAATTCGGAGAAGACACGCCCCATACACTGAACTACGAAATCAGGATATTAGGTCGTGATGGGGTGCTTTCTATGAATGCAATATGTACTATGAATGAATTGCCGCTGGTAAAAGCTGATATAGATAAAGTGTTGCAAATGGCGAAGTTCACAAGTGGTAATGCTTACAAGGATTTTGATCCAAAAATCGATAAGGTAGCTGCTTATACTATTGGTGGTCTGATCGCTGGCAAAGTGCTTGCCAAGGTAGGTTTCTTTGCCCTTCTTGTTAAATTTGGTGCTGCTTTCTGGAAATTTATTCTTTTAGGATTTGTTGCTTTAGGTGGTTTTATCCGAAAGTTATTTACGGGTAAAAAAGAGAAGAATTCTAAAGAGATACCAGCAATAGAAGAAGACGAAAAACAAGAAGACGAGAAGCAGGAATCGGAAATTCAGGGCCACGAAAAGCTGGATCCAGGGCAGCTGGAATCAGAAAATCAGGACCCCGAAAAACTGGATCCTGAAAAGTAG
- a CDS encoding RagB/SusD family nutrient uptake outer membrane protein encodes MKHNIIAFCLLILLNACQKGEINSLNTPVVGGVTGNPTRSDLFNLATGAESGMRTSINFYLDAEGIIGREVYRFSSSEPRYTTDMLGGGTKVLDNNTFYLTNPWASRYQVMRQCFILLEAISHTSGSVASDAQKKGFSGYAKTLIGYQLLLNINMTDSSGARIPVANGAAQGPVITDPGIVLDSVLQFLDDGKADLTGADIIFPLSGGFAGFSDAAGLLKFNRALAARVHLYRKQWAEALTALNESFFDLNGNLTTGVWHFFSTNGGDVSNTLYIAPNSNGEVRIAHPSYANDIVPGDDRINKTQVRNSSASQNGLTGNRDVIVWNSLNAPVSIIRNEELILIYAEANIQTNNFPNAIVALNRIRTAHNLTAYAGALTTAALTTELLYNRRYSLFMEGHRWIDMRRYVLLHTLPVDRADDDVWSHFPLPQSESNQ; translated from the coding sequence ATGAAACACAACATAATAGCCTTCTGTCTGCTAATATTGCTGAATGCCTGTCAGAAGGGAGAAATAAACAGTCTGAATACGCCGGTGGTGGGTGGTGTAACAGGCAATCCAACCCGAAGTGACTTATTTAATCTCGCTACCGGTGCTGAATCGGGTATGCGTACCAGTATCAATTTTTACCTGGATGCAGAAGGGATTATTGGTCGTGAAGTCTATCGCTTTTCCAGTTCAGAACCCCGTTATACAACAGATATGTTGGGTGGTGGTACGAAGGTGCTGGACAATAATACTTTTTACCTGACCAATCCCTGGGCATCCCGTTATCAGGTGATGCGGCAGTGTTTTATTCTTTTGGAGGCCATTAGTCATACCAGCGGATCTGTAGCGAGTGATGCGCAGAAGAAAGGATTTTCCGGATATGCAAAGACTTTGATAGGTTACCAGTTATTACTCAATATCAATATGACGGATTCCAGTGGGGCCCGCATTCCGGTGGCCAATGGCGCAGCACAGGGACCGGTGATCACTGATCCGGGTATTGTATTGGATTCAGTATTACAATTCCTGGATGATGGAAAGGCGGACCTTACAGGTGCAGATATTATCTTCCCTTTGTCAGGTGGTTTTGCAGGATTTTCGGATGCTGCGGGCTTGTTGAAATTCAACAGGGCACTGGCTGCAAGGGTGCATTTATATCGTAAGCAATGGGCGGAAGCGCTGACTGCTTTGAATGAATCTTTCTTTGACCTGAATGGGAATCTTACGACAGGTGTATGGCATTTTTTCTCTACCAATGGGGGAGATGTTTCCAACACATTGTATATCGCACCAAATAGTAATGGGGAAGTGCGGATAGCGCATCCTTCTTATGCTAATGACATTGTGCCGGGTGATGATCGGATCAATAAAACACAGGTACGTAATTCGTCTGCCAGTCAGAATGGATTGACCGGCAACAGAGATGTGATTGTCTGGAATTCACTGAATGCGCCTGTGAGCATTATTCGCAATGAAGAACTCATTTTGATCTATGCAGAAGCTAATATTCAAACAAATAACTTTCCGAATGCGATAGTGGCCCTGAACCGTATACGTACTGCCCACAATCTGACAGCATATGCAGGCGCTTTGACCACTGCTGCTTTGACGACGGAATTATTGTACAACAGGCGGTATTCCCTGTTCATGGAAGGACATAGATGGATTGATATGAGAAGATATGTATTGTTGCATACACTTCCTGTAGACAGAGCAGATGATGATGTGTGGAGTCATTTCCCATTACCTCAAAGCGAAAGCAATCAATAA
- a CDS encoding ABC transporter ATP-binding protein, producing the protein MLQLTNVRKAYQGKVILNIPSLLLDPGIYWIQGANGSGKSTLLKIIAGMVPFEGEITFKDSSLRHSPLIYRQHIGWAAAEPLFPPFMTGMDLVILYQRIRKVPQPEIDRLIERFNVGNFIQGQASAYSAGMTKRLSLLLAFIGNPALIILDEPLTTLDTNSFTLISDLILEFNQKAGTSFLMSSHQDLDTSLLNAQRALTVINQSIIQ; encoded by the coding sequence ATGCTTCAACTCACAAATGTTCGCAAAGCCTATCAGGGAAAAGTAATCCTCAATATACCTTCCCTCCTGCTGGATCCCGGCATCTACTGGATACAGGGCGCCAATGGGTCAGGCAAATCCACGTTACTGAAAATCATCGCCGGCATGGTGCCTTTTGAAGGAGAGATCACCTTCAAAGACAGCAGTCTCAGGCATTCACCCCTCATTTACAGACAACACATAGGTTGGGCTGCAGCAGAACCGCTCTTCCCTCCTTTTATGACAGGCATGGATCTCGTGATCCTGTACCAGCGGATCAGGAAAGTGCCACAACCCGAAATCGATCGGCTCATAGAACGGTTTAATGTCGGTAACTTCATACAGGGACAAGCTTCCGCATATTCCGCAGGGATGACCAAACGATTGTCGCTGTTACTGGCCTTCATCGGAAATCCTGCTCTTATTATACTGGATGAACCATTGACGACACTGGATACGAATTCATTTACACTCATCTCTGATCTGATACTGGAATTCAACCAGAAAGCCGGCACTTCATTTTTAATGAGCTCACACCAGGACCTGGATACCAGTTTATTAAATGCACAGCGGGCACTCACAGTTATTAACCAAAGCATCATACAATAA
- the pflB gene encoding formate C-acetyltransferase, which produces MIKDVTAVPFKSGDWNTTMNVYDFVVKNIRPYQGDASFLSGISARTNRLWDTVKKELLKERANNGVLAIDTETISNMTAFAPGYIKRDDEIIVGLQTDQLLKRAMKPFGGIKLVESAVKEKGLTVSSRVIDIFNYAKNHNEGVFNAYDSEIRAFRSKHVLTGLPDNYARGRIIGDFRRLALYGADQLIKFKKADLNKVGGEMTEHKVRLREEINTQISALKDMITMAAAYGCDVARPAENAREAVQWVYFAYLAAVKEQDGAAMSLGNVSSFLDVFIERDLQAGLINEEEAQEIIDQFVMKLRLVRHLRPGSYDEIFGGDPTWVTEALGGTLHDGRTKVTKTSFRFLQTLYNLGSSPEPNLTVLWADSLPEGFKRFCAQVSIDTSSIQYENDDLMRGTRGSDDYGIACCVSYQEIGKSIQHFGARANLPKALLIALNAGKEEIDGLEVIKNIPVLADGPLEYNQVLGVFKQTLAELARVYAKAMFIIHYMHDKYYYERAQMSLVNTDPHIDIAYGAAGISIIADSLSAIKYAKVTPIRDDRGLTVDYKIEGEYPKYGNDDDRVDNIAKEITHFFITELRKHATYKNSTPTLSLLTITSNVMYGSNTGATPDGRKKGEAFAPGANPMHGRDCSGAIASLNSVCKLDYKDAQDGISNTFSMIPKSLGDTRDEQISNLVTTMNGYFNKMAHHLNVNVLNRETLMDAYEHPENYPQLTIRVSGYAVNFVRLSRAHQLEVITRTFHESM; this is translated from the coding sequence ATGATAAAAGATGTGACCGCTGTTCCCTTCAAATCAGGTGATTGGAATACTACAATGAACGTATATGATTTCGTTGTAAAAAACATCAGACCTTACCAGGGTGATGCTTCATTCCTGTCAGGTATTTCTGCAAGAACTAACCGCTTGTGGGATACCGTTAAAAAAGAATTGCTCAAAGAAAGAGCTAACAATGGCGTTCTGGCCATTGACACAGAAACCATCTCCAATATGACCGCCTTTGCGCCGGGCTATATTAAAAGGGATGATGAAATAATTGTTGGCCTGCAAACTGATCAACTGTTAAAACGTGCAATGAAGCCTTTTGGCGGTATCAAGTTGGTTGAGTCCGCTGTGAAAGAAAAAGGACTGACAGTATCTTCAAGAGTGATCGACATTTTCAATTATGCTAAAAACCATAATGAAGGTGTGTTCAATGCCTATGACAGCGAAATCAGGGCATTCCGCTCCAAACACGTACTGACTGGCTTACCAGACAACTATGCACGTGGCCGTATTATTGGTGACTTCCGTCGCCTGGCGCTGTATGGTGCTGATCAGCTGATTAAGTTCAAGAAAGCTGACCTGAACAAGGTAGGTGGTGAAATGACTGAGCACAAAGTGCGTCTGCGTGAAGAGATCAATACCCAGATCAGTGCGCTGAAAGACATGATCACCATGGCTGCTGCCTATGGTTGTGATGTAGCCCGCCCTGCAGAAAATGCCCGCGAAGCTGTACAATGGGTGTACTTTGCTTACCTGGCTGCTGTAAAAGAACAGGATGGTGCTGCGATGTCTTTGGGTAATGTATCATCCTTCCTGGATGTATTTATTGAAAGAGACCTGCAGGCTGGACTGATCAATGAAGAAGAAGCACAGGAAATCATCGACCAGTTCGTAATGAAACTGAGACTGGTACGTCACCTGCGTCCTGGTAGCTACGACGAGATCTTTGGTGGTGACCCTACCTGGGTAACTGAAGCACTCGGTGGTACACTGCACGATGGCCGTACAAAAGTAACCAAGACTTCTTTCCGCTTTCTGCAGACCCTGTACAACCTGGGTTCTTCACCAGAACCAAATCTGACTGTTCTGTGGGCTGATAGTCTGCCAGAAGGTTTCAAACGCTTCTGTGCACAGGTATCTATCGATACATCATCTATCCAGTACGAAAACGATGACCTGATGAGAGGTACCCGTGGTTCTGATGACTATGGTATCGCTTGTTGCGTATCCTATCAGGAAATCGGTAAATCTATCCAGCACTTTGGTGCAAGAGCAAACCTGCCTAAGGCATTGCTGATTGCCCTGAATGCCGGTAAAGAAGAAATCGATGGTCTGGAAGTGATTAAGAACATTCCTGTATTGGCCGATGGTCCGCTGGAATACAACCAGGTTTTGGGTGTGTTCAAACAAACTTTGGCAGAACTGGCGAGAGTGTATGCCAAAGCGATGTTTATCATCCACTACATGCACGATAAATATTATTATGAAAGAGCCCAGATGTCTCTGGTAAATACAGATCCCCATATCGACATTGCATATGGTGCTGCCGGTATTTCCATCATAGCAGACTCCCTCTCCGCTATCAAATATGCGAAGGTTACACCAATCAGAGATGATCGTGGCCTGACCGTAGACTATAAAATTGAAGGAGAATATCCTAAATATGGTAACGATGATGACAGAGTAGATAACATTGCAAAAGAAATCACTCACTTCTTCATCACAGAGCTGCGCAAGCATGCTACTTACAAGAATTCTACACCGACCCTGTCTCTGCTGACCATTACAAGTAATGTAATGTACGGTAGCAACACAGGTGCGACTCCTGACGGACGTAAGAAAGGCGAAGCCTTTGCGCCCGGCGCCAATCCAATGCACGGAAGAGACTGTAGCGGTGCGATCGCATCTCTCAACTCTGTTTGTAAACTGGATTATAAAGATGCGCAGGATGGTATCTCTAACACCTTCTCTATGATCCCTAAATCACTGGGTGATACAAGAGACGAACAGATTAGTAATCTGGTGACTACCATGAATGGCTACTTTAACAAGATGGCGCATCACCTGAATGTAAATGTGCTGAACCGCGAAACATTGATGGACGCTTACGAGCACCCTGAGAATTATCCTCAGCTCACCATCCGTGTATCCGGCTATGCTGTAAACTTCGTGCGCTTATCCAGGGCGCATCAGCTTGAAGTGATAACACGTACTTTCCACGAGAGTATGTGA
- a CDS encoding SusC/RagA family TonB-linked outer membrane protein: MLLQKFSLLLLLCLFCTYALFAQQNVTGQIRDAKTGQVVPGVTIRVLNTSRGAMSDANGKYSIALPAGASTLVISYTGYKTQTIRLTNNQAILNLTLDEDLAHLDEVVVTGAATSIKRSNLANAVATISANQLSGVAPAQTFDAALSGKVPGALISANSGAPGGGFTVKLRGITSVFGNSQPLYVVDGIFFNNSSIPAGLNDVTGAATAGNPNNQDNPSSRIADLSPTDIENIEILKGASAAAMYGAKAAAGVVIITTKKGRAGKTKVSLNQEVGFVKVRHLMGVRPFTAETAADLAGSADNTDPDVIAKREAYKTQFTDAQSAGRIFDYEKEMFGQKGQVLNTNLAISGGGDKTTFYLSGNRRQEEGIVKGTGYFNNSVRLNIDHKLSDRVSLGVTTNYIYSSADRGLTNNDNNGVSYGVALSSTPNFVDLHPNALGEYPRNPFAASNPLETRDKMTNNETTNRFVGGGNLEVHLQQSEHSHTRFIGRGGVDYFNYKTMALFPRDLQFEENSKQGHSIQGNTNNLNTNLGGFLANTFTPTPAISLTSTVGATLETGYFDNIVTVATNIVAGQSNVDASANTATRQFRSKFRDNGVFIQEDLSLIEAITLSGGVRFDRSTNNGEYKKYYAFPKGAFSFNFTKLKGWSIDNVDNLKIRAAYGQSGNVPPYSSKFTGMLGSNIDGLPGVLVDNLQGNPDIKPERQEEFETGLDISVLNGRISLEATYYNKRIQDVLLRHSLAASSGYSAEWKNSGDLKNQGVEIGLNLVPVNKTNIKWTSSINWWYNRSKVTRLVIPPYAIGAFGNSLGTFYLEEGQPATQIKGTVGSDLKLIGNSEPKFQMSFYNEVTVFKNWSLRFLLHWKKGGDNINLTQLLTDAGATSFDYDDIINGQKAGVYRLGAGDASIYVQDASYVRIREIGLYYNVPLKNTKTISGIRLGVSANNFFTWTHYVGYDPEVSNFGSNTISTSSSRGSNGLSTGVDVMPFPASKRASFHIGVDF; the protein is encoded by the coding sequence ATGCTTTTGCAAAAATTTAGCTTGCTGCTACTGTTATGCCTATTCTGTACTTATGCATTATTCGCGCAGCAAAATGTGACCGGACAAATAAGAGATGCGAAAACCGGTCAGGTAGTACCCGGTGTAACCATCCGGGTGCTCAATACCAGCAGGGGCGCTATGTCCGACGCCAACGGTAAATATTCCATCGCCCTTCCCGCCGGTGCCTCCACGTTAGTGATCAGCTATACCGGGTACAAAACCCAAACTATCCGCCTCACTAACAATCAGGCTATCCTCAACCTGACCCTGGATGAAGACCTTGCTCACCTTGATGAAGTAGTAGTGACCGGCGCCGCTACAAGCATCAAACGAAGTAATCTTGCGAATGCCGTCGCCACCATCTCTGCCAATCAACTCAGTGGCGTGGCCCCCGCACAGACCTTCGACGCCGCCCTCAGTGGCAAGGTCCCGGGCGCTTTGATCTCTGCCAATTCCGGCGCCCCAGGTGGTGGTTTCACCGTCAAACTCAGGGGTATCACCTCGGTATTTGGTAACTCGCAACCGCTGTATGTTGTAGATGGTATCTTCTTTAATAACAGCAGTATCCCTGCCGGCCTCAATGACGTAACCGGCGCCGCTACTGCCGGAAACCCCAATAACCAGGACAACCCCTCCAGCCGTATTGCAGACCTGAGCCCCACCGATATTGAAAATATTGAGATCCTCAAAGGCGCTTCTGCCGCCGCTATGTATGGTGCCAAAGCCGCTGCCGGGGTGGTGATCATTACTACCAAAAAAGGAAGGGCAGGCAAAACAAAAGTGAGCCTTAACCAGGAAGTCGGCTTTGTGAAGGTGCGACACCTGATGGGTGTAAGGCCATTTACAGCCGAAACGGCGGCCGATCTTGCCGGTAGTGCAGATAATACTGATCCGGATGTAATCGCCAAAAGAGAAGCCTATAAAACGCAATTTACCGACGCCCAAAGTGCCGGCAGGATCTTCGATTATGAAAAGGAAATGTTTGGCCAGAAAGGGCAGGTGCTAAACACCAATCTCGCCATCAGCGGTGGTGGAGACAAGACAACTTTCTACCTCTCGGGCAACCGCCGTCAGGAAGAAGGAATTGTAAAAGGTACCGGTTATTTTAACAACTCCGTTCGCCTCAATATTGACCATAAACTCAGTGACCGGGTATCGCTCGGTGTCACGACGAACTACATCTATTCTTCTGCCGACAGGGGCTTAACCAACAACGATAACAATGGCGTCAGCTATGGCGTAGCGCTCTCTTCCACCCCCAATTTCGTTGACCTCCATCCCAATGCTTTGGGGGAATATCCACGCAATCCTTTCGCCGCTTCCAACCCCCTGGAAACCCGCGATAAGATGACGAACAATGAAACTACCAACCGTTTTGTCGGTGGAGGTAACCTGGAAGTGCACCTGCAACAAAGCGAGCATTCTCATACCCGCTTTATTGGTCGTGGTGGAGTGGACTATTTCAATTATAAAACGATGGCCCTCTTTCCACGTGACCTGCAGTTTGAAGAAAATTCAAAACAGGGACATTCCATTCAGGGCAATACCAATAACCTCAATACCAACCTCGGTGGTTTCCTCGCCAATACTTTTACGCCAACACCGGCTATCAGCCTGACGAGTACTGTAGGTGCCACATTGGAAACCGGGTATTTTGATAACATCGTAACGGTGGCTACCAATATTGTAGCAGGTCAGAGCAATGTCGATGCCAGTGCCAATACGGCTACCCGACAGTTTCGATCCAAATTCAGGGACAATGGTGTTTTCATACAGGAAGACCTTTCCCTGATTGAAGCCATTACGTTGAGTGGTGGTGTTCGTTTTGACCGTTCTACCAATAATGGTGAATACAAAAAGTACTATGCATTCCCGAAAGGCGCATTCTCTTTCAACTTCACCAAATTGAAAGGGTGGTCAATCGATAATGTCGATAACCTCAAGATCAGGGCGGCCTATGGACAGTCAGGCAATGTACCGCCTTACAGCAGTAAGTTCACCGGCATGCTGGGTAGTAATATCGATGGTCTGCCCGGTGTATTGGTCGATAATCTGCAGGGAAATCCAGATATCAAACCTGAAAGACAGGAGGAGTTTGAAACCGGTTTGGACATCAGTGTGCTGAATGGCCGTATTAGCCTGGAAGCAACTTATTACAATAAAAGAATTCAGGATGTACTGTTGCGTCACTCGCTGGCAGCATCCTCCGGTTACAGCGCTGAATGGAAAAACAGCGGCGACCTGAAAAATCAGGGTGTGGAAATAGGATTGAACCTGGTGCCTGTCAATAAAACGAATATCAAATGGACTTCGTCTATCAACTGGTGGTACAACCGTAGCAAGGTCACCAGACTGGTGATTCCTCCGTATGCCATTGGTGCATTTGGTAACTCACTTGGTACATTCTACCTCGAAGAAGGTCAGCCCGCCACACAGATCAAAGGTACTGTAGGGAGTGACCTGAAACTGATCGGGAACTCAGAGCCTAAATTCCAGATGAGCTTCTACAATGAAGTGACGGTGTTTAAAAACTGGTCACTGCGTTTCCTGCTGCATTGGAAGAAAGGCGGGGATAATATCAACCTGACCCAGTTGCTCACCGATGCGGGGGCAACCTCCTTCGATTATGATGATATCATCAATGGACAGAAAGCAGGCGTATACCGCTTAGGTGCCGGCGATGCCAGCATTTATGTACAGGATGCCAGTTATGTGCGCATCCGCGAAATCGGGTTGTATTACAATGTGCCGTTAAAAAATACCAAAACCATTTCCGGTATCCGGCTGGGTGTATCAGCGAACAATTTCTTTACCTGGACCCATTATGTAGGGTATGATCCGGAAGTATCCAATTTTGGTAGTAATACCATCAGCACTTCTTCCAGCCGTGGTAGCAATGGTTTGTCCACAGGGGTGGATGTAATGCCTTTCCCTGCATCGAAGAGAGCCAGTTTCCATATTGGTGTAGATTTCTGA